In Aciduliprofundum sp. MAR08-339, a single window of DNA contains:
- a CDS encoding mRNA surveillance protein pelota — MKVEEKERGEITVRVDNLDDLWYLSTMLGEEDLVFGYVFRKDTTSGDMKRSKKVERKKIRVGIRVKKLDFQEFSDRLRISGIIVAGPEDYLGSHQTINVGLGDEISIIKEWSVKDKELLEEAVKNSERPMVYFLGLEHGLATIAIMKTYGIQEFATLRKRGDEDDEFFGEVLAALKDAWDEKSPLIILGPGFYKEDFVNFAGSSIKNYIMVQASHGDLRGVYEVLKSGALDKILKQHRIAREEQLVEELLTEIKKEGLYAYGEEEVKNYLNMGAVKHLLISDKNYKKYRDLMNLAVQTGAEIHIISTSHEAGKILEHLGGVAALLRFR; from the coding sequence ATGAAGGTTGAAGAGAAGGAGCGGGGAGAGATCACGGTGCGGGTGGACAATTTAGATGATCTCTGGTACCTGAGCACGATGCTGGGAGAGGAGGATCTTGTTTTCGGCTACGTGTTCCGAAAGGACACGACGAGTGGGGATATGAAGAGATCAAAGAAGGTTGAGAGGAAAAAAATCAGAGTTGGAATAAGGGTGAAAAAACTTGATTTTCAGGAATTTTCAGATAGGCTTCGCATCTCAGGCATAATCGTGGCAGGTCCAGAGGATTATCTGGGCTCCCATCAAACCATAAATGTGGGGCTCGGTGATGAAATTTCAATAATAAAAGAGTGGAGCGTAAAAGATAAAGAACTTCTTGAAGAGGCAGTGAAAAATTCAGAAAGGCCCATGGTGTATTTTCTGGGACTTGAACACGGCCTTGCAACAATTGCAATAATGAAAACCTATGGAATACAGGAATTTGCAACCCTGAGAAAGAGGGGAGACGAAGATGATGAATTCTTTGGAGAGGTCCTGGCAGCACTCAAGGATGCATGGGATGAAAAATCTCCCCTAATAATACTCGGCCCTGGATTTTACAAAGAGGATTTTGTGAATTTTGCAGGAAGCAGCATTAAAAATTACATCATGGTCCAGGCATCCCACGGTGATCTGAGGGGCGTATATGAAGTTCTGAAATCAGGAGCCCTAGACAAGATACTCAAACAACACAGAATTGCCAGGGAAGAGCAACTAGTGGAGGAGTTGCTCACGGAGATAAAGAAAGAGGGGTTGTACGCCTACGGAGAGGAAGAGGTAAAAAATTACCTCAACATGGGTGCGGTGAAGCATCTTTTGATCTCAGACAAAAACTACAAGAAATACAGAGACCTTATGAACCTAGCAGTTCAAACGGGAGCAGAGATCCATATAATCAGTACCTCCCATGAGGCGGGAAAAATTTTAGAGCATTTAGGGGGTGTGGCTGCGCTTCTCAGATTTCGGTGA
- a CDS encoding Mut7-C RNAse domain-containing protein: MKFLADHMLGKLAKYLRFLGYDTYYPSGRMSDDEIIEISKIENRIILTRDKELARRSGGFYIESENYEEQLKIVIRKFNLSKDNMLSRCSICNEPLIPVNKESVRDKVPKYVYDHRDEFYICPKCGRVYWWGTHTEKIERKIRKIMEARE; the protein is encoded by the coding sequence GTGAAATTCCTCGCTGACCACATGCTCGGTAAACTCGCCAAATATTTGAGGTTTCTCGGGTACGATACCTATTATCCCAGCGGAAGAATGAGCGATGATGAGATAATTGAGATCTCCAAGATTGAGAACAGGATAATACTTACAAGGGATAAAGAACTTGCACGGAGAAGTGGCGGATTCTACATTGAAAGTGAAAATTACGAAGAGCAACTGAAAATTGTTATAAGGAAATTCAATCTGAGCAAGGATAACATGCTCTCAAGGTGCTCCATATGCAACGAGCCCCTAATACCGGTTAACAAAGAGAGTGTGAGAGACAAGGTTCCTAAATACGTGTATGATCACAGGGATGAGTTTTACATATGCCCAAAATGCGGCCGTGTTTACTGGTGGGGCACACACACTGAGAAGATTGAAAGAAAAATACGAAAAATCATGGAGGCACGAGAATGA
- a CDS encoding AAA family ATPase: MIEYDYVLERDEGNEIRKFTPNEKIGKKLPNIVLIEGPNSIGKSTLLNMLAIALYGLKNNENITHTLLKDMKKLIDGKKNKIEFKIKINIPNETLISEKTREMDNPIVYLFENGKKTPISPERFNKEYRLIYDIPDNPREKIKNAVEELVSLYTSIGTALSDFRKYIEKVQEEIYNSQDPDMIKKLEKRIEDYKKRITEEEKKYNGQNALLEDLQKYRAVKFFVENYMMRDIIKNRMKNIKREDKKSKKKIEKYNNFVNNLKKLIDEVINSKEVIIDTINDLGYPDLIREIPNIKKSISNATKNLAANEDARILAIARLQDLKNKVNDILNEREKIIQEELIEIEIIQKLINVLRDFSSYNIELPGTNIAIEEYIKKLEEEYSSKKFIQEEYELLKKIVREIDSIEYILDKTIPIIIKNIKKLGITEDDFPKDPGDQDNSLEELEKKLKNIEDKVENYGIKCIEYGFGENGEIDLSLIFSIKERFEEEEYIKDYMDLDETSFEDKLIELRKSIEKSLKEIGKFKALLEKEEKQLKKMKSLPEHKYQSDKENIEKLTKIISRIERKFMVEFPEYNNALQHSKNSIDLDEWGFIKYHELVGKYLGKKIKTIKYVNEKYDVEKVDMINDTIYLNGGKIIDLTNLGTGHSLAAYIMSLLNKDDPRKIIALFDESYIDSKTLAPVIDRCNILYSKGKLIAFVITRFHDGGVVVTNFTRGDLNE, from the coding sequence ATGATAGAATATGATTATGTACTAGAAAGGGATGAAGGCAATGAGATAAGAAAATTCACACCAAATGAAAAAATAGGTAAAAAATTACCAAATATAGTATTAATAGAGGGGCCAAATAGTATCGGTAAAAGCACATTACTTAATATGCTTGCCATTGCGCTCTATGGTTTGAAAAATAATGAAAATATAACTCATACTTTATTAAAAGATATGAAAAAACTGATAGACGGTAAGAAAAACAAAATCGAATTTAAAATAAAAATAAATATTCCTAATGAAACCCTAATTTCCGAAAAGACCAGGGAGATGGATAATCCCATAGTATATCTTTTTGAAAATGGGAAGAAAACTCCTATTTCTCCTGAAAGGTTTAATAAAGAATACAGGCTAATATATGACATTCCTGACAACCCAAGAGAAAAAATTAAAAATGCAGTAGAGGAACTAGTTAGTCTATACACCAGTATAGGTACAGCTTTATCGGATTTCAGAAAGTATATCGAAAAGGTACAGGAGGAAATATATAACTCGCAAGATCCAGATATGATCAAAAAATTAGAGAAACGTATTGAAGATTATAAAAAAAGGATTACCGAAGAAGAAAAAAAATATAATGGGCAAAATGCACTATTGGAGGATTTGCAGAAATACCGTGCGGTTAAATTTTTTGTAGAGAATTACATGATGAGAGATATTATTAAAAATCGCATGAAAAATATCAAAAGAGAAGATAAAAAATCTAAAAAGAAAATAGAAAAATATAATAATTTTGTAAATAATTTAAAAAAACTAATTGATGAGGTAATTAACTCAAAAGAAGTTATTATCGATACCATAAATGATCTTGGTTATCCAGATCTTATCAGAGAGATACCAAATATAAAAAAGAGTATTTCAAATGCTACAAAAAACCTTGCTGCCAACGAAGATGCACGCATTTTAGCTATAGCAAGACTGCAGGATCTAAAAAACAAGGTAAATGACATATTAAATGAAAGGGAAAAAATAATTCAAGAGGAACTAATTGAGATAGAAATCATCCAGAAACTTATTAACGTTTTACGTGACTTTTCTTCATATAATATAGAACTACCTGGCACAAATATAGCGATAGAAGAATACATTAAAAAACTTGAAGAAGAATACTCCTCAAAAAAGTTCATTCAAGAAGAGTATGAATTGTTAAAAAAGATTGTAAGGGAGATAGATTCGATAGAGTATATTCTAGATAAAACAATTCCAATTATAATTAAAAATATCAAGAAATTAGGAATTACAGAAGATGATTTTCCTAAAGATCCGGGCGATCAAGATAATTCTTTGGAAGAGCTCGAAAAGAAATTAAAGAACATTGAGGATAAAGTTGAGAACTATGGAATAAAATGTATAGAATATGGATTTGGAGAGAATGGGGAAATAGATCTATCTCTAATCTTTTCAATAAAGGAAAGATTTGAAGAGGAAGAATACATAAAAGATTATATGGACTTGGATGAGACATCTTTTGAAGATAAATTAATAGAGTTAAGGAAATCTATAGAAAAAAGCCTTAAAGAGATAGGAAAATTCAAAGCACTGTTAGAAAAGGAAGAAAAGCAACTAAAGAAAATGAAATCCCTTCCAGAGCATAAATATCAATCTGACAAAGAAAATATTGAAAAACTCACAAAAATTATTTCTAGGATTGAGCGGAAATTTATGGTTGAATTTCCGGAGTACAATAATGCACTACAACATTCCAAAAATTCAATTGATCTAGATGAGTGGGGGTTTATTAAATACCATGAGCTTGTAGGAAAATATCTTGGTAAAAAAATTAAAACAATCAAGTATGTTAACGAAAAGTATGATGTGGAGAAAGTAGACATGATTAATGATACTATATATTTAAATGGTGGAAAAATCATAGATTTGACTAATCTAGGTACGGGACATTCGCTGGCCGCATATATTATGTCCCTTCTTAATAAAGATGATCCCCGAAAAATAATTGCTCTTTTTGATGAGAGTTATATAGATTCTAAGACTTTAGCTCCAGTAATAGATAGATGCAATATTCTTTATTCCAAAGGAAAATTAATTGCTTTTGTAATCACTCGTTTTCATGATGGAGGAGTCGTAGTTACTAATTTTACAAGGGGGGATTTGAATGAATGA
- a CDS encoding ATP-binding protein, with protein MSWIVLGEEKGSIKLISKTDIKGMLPKGSYLTVEEGGTKFILRVTKSFQYSPYAPSPLIVDMDLKPLAADRRTLNIVYADIVRIISKREDGLIDFLKPQSIARRSTQEEIDIAIGSEKKGPKVFLATVQYGENQKLIDEHGKYITVNLPEDMYYHQILICGKTGSGKTVAAKYLAQYFVEEMQGSVLAVNVKGDDLLKMYLPSQTNNGEILKEWEDLGVSPHGIENFVIYYPSTTNLPAGVETEYGEKITLNVNDIDPNALTGLLHNISDVGAQSLPNIFRYWRDCWRIEKDMPEAKFSDFVTYFQRGKNDKYMYKTLNERGEIGETQLHHSTYTNLLYNLDNARIFFDNPDAKTLDVDDILFPGKMSVIHVAESGGIDFGSILLRDLLHKIVKAKDEKRKAYPPILIIIDEVHQFYKTDSSKEALGDLDTICRTGRSKQIGIIFSSQNPTDIPRGLESVINTKIFFNSNYKIIKSLGLDISLVEVESLKKGYAIGSIYGMPHLKIFKFPLALAGVFEIKR; from the coding sequence ATGAGCTGGATAGTATTAGGTGAGGAAAAAGGATCGATAAAACTAATATCGAAAACTGATATAAAAGGAATGCTTCCAAAAGGATCTTATCTTACTGTTGAAGAAGGTGGGACTAAATTTATCTTGAGAGTTACAAAGAGCTTTCAATATTCACCCTACGCTCCTTCTCCACTCATTGTAGATATGGATCTAAAACCCTTGGCGGCGGATAGGAGAACTTTAAATATTGTGTACGCAGATATTGTGAGAATAATAAGCAAGCGTGAGGATGGGTTAATAGATTTTCTAAAGCCGCAAAGTATAGCAAGAAGATCTACTCAAGAGGAAATAGATATTGCTATAGGTAGTGAAAAAAAGGGACCCAAAGTTTTCTTGGCTACTGTTCAATATGGGGAAAATCAGAAATTGATAGATGAGCATGGAAAATATATAACCGTGAATCTTCCAGAAGATATGTATTATCATCAAATACTAATCTGTGGAAAAACAGGTAGTGGAAAAACAGTAGCTGCCAAGTATTTAGCGCAATATTTTGTAGAAGAGATGCAGGGTTCAGTATTAGCCGTAAATGTAAAAGGAGATGACTTATTAAAGATGTATCTCCCCTCTCAAACAAATAATGGAGAAATACTAAAAGAATGGGAAGATTTGGGGGTCTCACCACATGGAATAGAGAATTTTGTTATTTACTATCCTTCCACCACAAATCTTCCTGCGGGAGTAGAGACCGAATATGGGGAAAAGATAACACTTAATGTAAACGACATAGATCCAAATGCTCTTACTGGATTGCTTCACAATATTTCAGATGTTGGCGCTCAAAGTTTACCTAATATTTTTAGGTATTGGAGGGATTGTTGGAGAATTGAAAAAGATATGCCCGAGGCTAAATTTTCAGATTTTGTAACCTATTTTCAAAGAGGCAAAAATGACAAGTATATGTATAAAACACTAAATGAGCGGGGAGAAATTGGAGAAACTCAGCTACACCATTCTACATACACAAACCTTTTATATAATCTGGATAACGCACGCATTTTCTTTGATAATCCGGATGCTAAGACTTTAGATGTAGATGATATATTATTCCCTGGAAAGATGTCCGTTATTCATGTGGCAGAGTCAGGAGGGATAGATTTCGGTTCTATCTTACTTAGGGACCTACTTCATAAAATTGTTAAAGCTAAAGACGAGAAAAGAAAGGCATACCCACCAATATTAATAATTATAGATGAAGTTCATCAATTCTATAAAACAGATAGTTCCAAAGAGGCATTAGGTGATTTAGATACCATCTGCAGAACAGGAAGAAGTAAACAAATAGGTATTATATTTTCATCTCAGAATCCAACAGATATACCCAGAGGACTTGAGAGCGTAATTAACACAAAAATATTTTTCAACTCAAATTATAAAATTATAAAATCTCTGGGATTGGATATTTCATTGGTGGAAGTTGAATCTTTGAAAAAAGGATATGCTATAGGATCTATATATGGAATGCCTCATCTCAAAATATTTAAATTCCCATTAGCGTTAGCAGGAGTGTTTGAGATAAAGAGGTGA
- a CDS encoding DNA double-strand break repair nuclease NurA, with translation MIKKYKQKIETIPKPLKRVTLHPKFKNTISNISNLKIIEVEHNIGFGKYDVISNQIMKFYPLEEVNVGYELDAKKGMECIGKYPLIAAYDESINKFTALEGIAYLFSHTLVYMYEGEYLPSSLIALYFFTKAKKYKSMFNSGVVVTEDIPYASKEVYVRDKVDFLKENLYSNTLLFIDGPLIGGDWYVYVINAIYEFFTPKNIIPVFIVKNSQSSIIVDNIPQLKGRYNSDMHWVYSELRKGMRTAFFKYEDPNNPRNARIFCYIKAFDTSPLRVEFHPLTFEKYKNTIQDILDMIYYFLLVQGDVKNPQIRPIAIAEKYARETLHLFNLDEIIKSSRLTPTVNQERFGWSP, from the coding sequence ATGATAAAAAAATATAAGCAAAAAATTGAGACGATACCTAAACCCTTAAAACGTGTAACATTGCATCCTAAGTTTAAAAACACTATTAGTAATATTTCTAATTTAAAAATAATTGAGGTAGAACACAATATTGGATTTGGAAAGTATGATGTAATTTCCAACCAAATTATGAAGTTTTATCCATTGGAGGAAGTAAATGTAGGATATGAATTGGATGCTAAAAAAGGTATGGAATGCATAGGAAAATATCCGTTAATTGCGGCTTATGATGAATCTATAAATAAATTTACTGCCCTTGAAGGAATAGCATATTTGTTTTCACATACACTTGTGTATATGTATGAAGGGGAATATCTACCATCATCATTGATTGCTTTATATTTCTTTACAAAAGCTAAAAAATATAAATCTATGTTTAATAGTGGGGTTGTTGTTACGGAGGACATACCTTATGCCTCCAAAGAAGTGTATGTTAGGGACAAAGTAGATTTTTTAAAAGAGAATCTATATTCAAATACTCTTCTCTTTATAGATGGCCCTCTGATTGGTGGAGATTGGTATGTTTATGTAATAAATGCTATATATGAGTTTTTCACACCAAAAAATATAATTCCTGTTTTTATAGTAAAAAATAGTCAAAGTAGTATAATCGTAGATAATATACCCCAACTTAAAGGGAGATATAACTCAGATATGCATTGGGTATATTCTGAACTAAGAAAAGGTATGAGAACAGCCTTCTTTAAATATGAAGATCCAAATAATCCCAGAAATGCAAGAATATTCTGTTATATAAAAGCTTTTGATACTAGTCCTTTGCGTGTTGAGTTCCATCCATTAACTTTTGAAAAATATAAAAATACAATCCAAGATATTTTAGACATGATCTATTATTTCTTATTGGTTCAAGGAGATGTAAAAAATCCGCAAATTAGACCTATTGCTATAGCAGAAAAATACGCTAGAGAAACTTTACACTTATTTAACCTAGATGAGATTATTAAATCATCAAGATTAACTCCTACTGTTAATCAAGAAAGATTTGGGTGGTCACCATGA